In Tursiops truncatus isolate mTurTru1 chromosome 10, mTurTru1.mat.Y, whole genome shotgun sequence, the sequence AAACATTTCTTCACGAATTTGATTTCGCGCTGATTGTTATACCTGGAGTCAGTGACAAGATCCCCAAGTTCTGTGAAGTGTGTGACAGACTCAAGGATAGGGATCTGTCTCCCTTATGCTGAGGCAGTCTATCACCTGGAAGCACTCCTTGCTGCACCAAGACCATTCCTGAAGCTTGCCTGTGAAGCCCTGCATCACACGTTGGGAACAATTCCTACAATGAAGAAGTACCACATTGGCAAACCCATAACTGGAGGACTGAATGGCAGAGAGCCTTCTGGATGCCTGCGTTTGATATTTAGGAtcgatatttattattatttcagaaaCCATTTACATGAAAATGTGGGAGAGCTCAGATGGACTTTAACCTGTTCTCAGAGTGGTACAATGAAAAGATAATGGAGTCTGGAATCAGCTGGTGAAGGTCCACCACTTAATTGGCTCTGTGACCctggacttcagttttctcatctgtaaaattggaaacctcttcctcacttccttccacAGGGTTTGTGAGGATCCAGTGAGGTAACAGCTATTAAAGCAtcattataggggcttccctggtggagcagtggttgagaatctgcctgccaaggtaGGGGactatgggttcaagccctggtccgggaagatcccacatgcagcggagcaactaagcccgtgcgccacaactactgagcctgtactctagagcctgtgagccacaactactgagcccgcgtgctgcaactactgaagcctgcatgcctagagcccatgctctgcaatgaaagaagccaccgcaatgagaagcccacgcaccgcaacgaagagtagcccccactcgccacaactagagaaagcctgcgtgaagcaacgaagacccaacacagccaaaaataaataaattaaataaataaatttatattttaaaaaagcagcatTATAGCTTATAAGATCTTCTACCAGAGTACAGGACTGCTAGTAATGTTTTCTTCCCAGCTACTGCTAGAAGAAATCTGACtgttcatcactttttaaaaactaaaaggcagggcttccctggtggcacagtggttgagagtccgcctgccgatgcaggggacacgggttcgtgccccggtccgggaagatcccacatgctgcagagcggctgggcccgtgagccatggccggggagcctgcgcctccggggcctgtgctccacaacggaagaggccacagcagtgagaggcccgcgtacggcaaaaaaaaacaaaacaaaacaaaacaaaaaaactaaaaggcaTTTACCATACAAACCAGATTGTAAATATTCcctgaaacaaataaaattgcaCATAATTCCACTACCTTAACAAACTAGGTATTGACATTTTTTTGGTATATCCTTCTTGTCCTCAAGCAGATATAATTTTTGCATAgttgcaatttaaaaaacaacacatgcattttgttttccctttcatttatCATCTCCATTATGTTGCCACAGTTTTTCATAATTAGCATTTATATGACTGCATAATATTGCTCTAAGTGGCCATACCAATGTTTAGCCATTCCCCAACtgttgagatttatttttaaaaaacacataatgCCTCAAAGAACACCTTTGTGCataaagtgttttttctttttcaatacttTTGTTAATACCTAggttaaaaagtttgaaaatttttacAGCTCTTGCTAACAATTTACAAATTTCCTTCCGAAGGGTTTGTGCCAGTTTACAGTGTGACCAGCTATTTACGAGTTTACCAATTTCCCCTCAGCCTCTTCAACACTGAGTAttatcgttaaaaaaaaaaataacgttTGTTCATTTGATAATTGTAAGGTGGGACATCATGTTGTGTTgttaaaaggcattttaaaaatgatttgtattTAATGTGGTTTAATTGGCTATGCCCAGCTTATTGTGGACACAGACCGCAAGCTTAGTCTGGAGCACCCGAGGGAAGGGATGATGCGGGCCCACGCTCCCCCGCCAAGGACCATAACCTCCAGAGACAGAGATGGTGGTAGCGGTGgcgcggggggtggggtgggggtgggggggactttGGCCCGTGCGCACTCCATTCTTCTCCACGACCTGGAGGCGACGGTCTTCAGGGGCGTGGGAGCAGCGCGAAAAGGCCAGTGAAGACGTGACAATGCGCAGGCGCACCACAAGGCCCATGGATTCGTGGGTGCCCCAGGACCGCTGTGGACTGGCGGCGCAGGCGCACTGGCGGCCTGGAGGGTCGAGGCGCCTGCGCAATCGCGCTTCCTTAGGCTGCAGCCATGGCGGGGCAAGAAGATCCGGTGCAGCGGGAGATTCACCAGGACTGGGCGAACCGGGAGTACATTGAGGTCATCACCAGCAGCATCAAGAAAATCGCAGACTTTCTCAACTCGTTTGGTCAGCGGGCGAGccgggggaggctgggaggagggaggcctgCTGAGGGAGGGCGCTGAGAAGCTTTGAAGGGGACTCGGGGAGCCTTGGGCTCCTGCTGGTTTTCGCTTCCTCCTTCAGGCCGCACCTTCCCCCTCTCGCCCTGACCCCCGGCCTCCACTGGGCAGTCCCTGTGGGGTGTTCCTGCCCCACGCTGAGCTCATCGGCTTTCTTACCTTCACCCCGGATCCATTAACAAGTCTTTCCTTTTCCCGGATACGTCAGGCAGCCCCATCCATcgtctgcttcttttcttctcttcagtcGCCTCCCTTCTTCTTCTGTGCTTCGCTTCCAGTCCCCGCTTGGCTCTCGGAACGCAGCATGGCTGTGTTACTGCCTTGTAAAGACTCTAGACGGTTGCCCATCTCCCTCCGGATCGAGTCGAAGCCCTTGAGCTCCGAGCCTCTTAGTCGCTCCTCCGGCCCCTCCTGTGGGTTCCTTTCTGTCTCCGCGCGCGCTGTGCTGAGTGGCAGCAGATGAGGGCAGAGTAAGGTCTACATCGCGTCAGGCCATGGACATCTCTGCATTGCTAGTCTCTAGCCGACAGTGGGTGTTCTGTCTGCTTCTAGCAAAATCTTTCCTAGGCCTGCTCGTGACAGTTTTAAATTCTCTTCGCATTGTTCCACATCCTTCTGGACGGCAGGCGCCTAGCAGAGACCCCCTACCTCATGTTCTCCAAGTGTTTCTTTGAGAGAACTGAACACTGGGTAGACTTTCTATGGCATCACAAGGTGTGGGGATGACGTCTAGTGATCTTTTTCTAACTGCTGTGCTTCTGGTCCACTCTTTCAGCAACATTAAGCGATTAAGATTAAGGAGGGGACACCGATGTattaaaaaagatttcaaaaggaaTTATTTTCTAGCTAGAGAACTGACAAGTCCTAAGGAGTGTAAAGGTGACAGGGCAAGAGTCTTGTCAGAAAGCATCAGCAAGAGAAACTAGATCTGAGTACAAGGCTCTCTCTCAGGTTCTGTGGGGGACACAGAAGCCTTGAAGATGAAATAAGGACAACTTCAGAGCAAAGCAGAACATTGCTTTTGTCTTAATATATTCACATACAATGTGACTTGGTGTGATGGATTTCCTCACACAGGGAATGAGGGTGAAGGTAGTATTAATGAGAGATGAGAATAGTATAAATTATATGTCAGTGATACAAATTCACACACATAACTTAGTATAGAGGTTGTAGTAGGGAATGGTAGTCAAGAAGTCATAGAACTCATGTatcctgaaattattttttaagttctgtGCAAACTATTTTGATGTTAGTTTTCCTAATTGTCTCTCCTTCCTTAGCTAAACTATTATTGGGGGTTCTTTAGGGCATTCTCTACTCATAACGTtccctcagaggcagagccaggtaagagaaaacaaaatgttccGTGCCCCGGGAGGGATGGAGTGATGACAGGGTCACAGCTTTGACACTTTGGCTTAGTCTGGAGAGGCAGTGGAAAGTAGTTGGACAGATAACTGACGTGgagagtttttacttttaaaaccagaagcagggcttccctggtggcgcagtggttgagagtccacctgccgatgcaggggacacgggttcgtgccccggtccgggaagatcccacatgccgcagagcgactgggcccgtgagccatggccgctgagcctgcgcgtccggaacctgtgctccgcgacgggagaggccacaacagtgagaggcccgcgtaccgcaaaaaaaaacccccccaaaaaaccccaaagcaaaAGGCTTCATTTATCTGGTAGGAGTTAGTATCTGATATGTAGACACAGAATATCCAAACAGAGTATTAAGAATGTCAGTTCAGTAAATAAAGCATCTAAAATAACAAGTTAAACTGGTGCTGttgttcaaaatttaaaagtgagCTAGCATCTCACTTCCCCCAGTTTGGATCTAGGTAATGTAATAACTTCGTTTCTGAGCACGGAATCATATTAATAAGCATataataaacatacatttatcTCTGGCATAAAACTTCTTGACATTTTACTGAAGTTTTAGTGGGTGAGTCTTGGAACGAACCGAAAATTGAAGAGTTTGAGCTTAGGATTGCAGAGGAGAAGTGtctcttttcttgctttataAGCAAGGAAATACCTGTTGTGAGATTTTAGCAACTGCGTGTGAGTCCCATTTTATGATCAGATAgagaataaagacttttttttttttcttcaaaatttccaGCAAGTCCTAGACCAAGGAAGTAGATGCATAGGATTCCGTTCTTCAGGAGCTGGGAGAAATGGCTTCCCTTGGCTTAGGCCGTTATTCTCCTTTAAGGTGAGGATAATGGCCTGATGTTTGCAGTAATTACTAGGTGGTTTTTGAAGATTTTAGAAAGTGTATTTagtccttttaaagaaaagaacaattaaTTACAAGTAAGAACAATTAGGAAGCACGATTAAAAGTTAAAGCAATTTGTCTTAGCAGTTAGGTATACCTGAGGCAAGTTCCTGAAGATTGACGATATCATGATGCAAGAGTTTAGACAAAGACCACCAGGCTGAGAAACTGGGTAAATCGTAAGGATAGACTTCAGTGTGTTGTCTTGGCATTGGATGACTCAGGATGAGTGAGTGTGGGATGTATTTTCCCTGTCTAAGCCCTTAGCATGACTCCTCAATTCTGACATGTATCTGGGGGGGCTTTGTATTGTGTTTATAATGTGATTTGGTGGTGCAGAGATTTAGCAGGCGTTTACTTTGAGGGGGCATCTATAGCTTTTTGAAAATGGCAGCAGACCTATAATTCTCACCCTGACCACAGAGAGGTTGTGTAGGGCATGTGCTTTGGGGAGGGAACTGTTTTTCCGGGATACCTAATGATTCTGAACAGCTTCTACCCTGTGATTCCAGCTAGTGTGAGTAGAATTTTGATCTCTTTGTGGTTTACCCTTTAAGCATTGGAGGACCACCTGAACCTGAGGACACACAGATCGTGATGGAGCACTAACATCCTAACACTGGGCCTATTCTGTACTTTGAATTGATGATGTTTCTAAAAATAGATTGTTACAGAtgatagctttttatttttacaccTTTTTTTCTGACTCTAAAGCTAATATGTTCAGagaaatgtaacaaaaaaaaatagagaatgaggctggtttttgtttgtttgtttgtttgttttttgcagtacgtgggcctctcactgttgtggcctctcctgttgggtagcacagcctccggacgcgcaggctcagcggccatggctcacaggcccagccgctccgcggcatgtggggtcttcccggaccggggcacaaactcgtgtcccctgcatcggcaggcggactctcaaccactgcgccaccagggaagcctgagaatgAGGCTGTTTTTAAATCTCAATTCTTATACTTGGCAAACAAATACAGCCTCTTGTAACTCCAGCTGTGCGTCAGATGCTGTGAGAAAGggataaataagaataaatggaCATAGCCACTCTTAGgaagtttataattttgttgGAGAAATAAGACCTTAAGAGAAAGACAGTGCTGATTTTTGTAGGTTAAGGTTACGTGCAGTAAGAGTTCAGAGAAGTTGTCTGGTAACTGGCATTTGTTAGCGGTGGTAACGTGCACACCATCAAGCCCCCTGATGAGGACAACTTGCTTTTTCCATTACAGTCTGGTGATAATGTACATACAAATGCATTGTGGTTTCAAATTTGTCCGGCTGCCGCATGGTTTCCCAGCATTTTGTTTGAATCGGTATGTATTTAATGGGATCTGAAATATGACTGAAGTTTCTAGAGttcaacattttacattttcaacaGTGCTTATCCATGCAGGCCAGTAACATAGTGCTGTTCTTGGATTCTGATTCATCACCAGATTGACAGAGCTAGAACAGAACAGCCATCCAGGAAGGAACCCTCCCTCTCACCACCCTGCGCCTTCATTTTGGCAGACGTTTTTATGGGAAAAGACAGGTTGTCGGTGATAACATTCACGCTCTTACTGAAAAGCATACGTGATGTGCCTCTGAGCTTCTAAAAACCAGGCTGAAAAGAGATTAGGTCCTGTTGGGCAGTCCTAGCAGTGGCGGTGTATCCGGGAAAAGGAGGGTGCTGAGGTGCTTCTGCTCAAGCTGGGCCTGGGAATTAGAAGAAGCAGCCctagcagatttaaaaaaaacacaaaaaaacaagatgaaaaagaagagtgaacaatgtccagaataggcaaatccttACAGAAGAGGGAGAAGTATATCCACTCAGCAAAGACCTCTCAGAGGTCCACTTTGAACTGACTTGAAGGAGAATGTTTAAAAGGGCAAGATGAGTAAGATTTGGACTTGATGAAATGAAAGTCAAGGCAAGATCAGGGTGCGCAAGATTTGTTAAATTGGGTGCTGAAGTGCTTTTGCATAGCATCCGGGGAAGAGATGAAAAGGAGGGATGTGAGCTAAGTATGAGATCACTGGGTGGGAGAGTGTCTCGGAGAGCAGATATTTTAAACTTCAGAAGTGAGGATTATTGAGAGATGACTGAAGAACAGTTTGGGGAGGCGTATGGGAGTAATTAGCATGCCTGGAAACCTTTTTCTCCCAGATGTTGAGAACAGTTGGAGGAAGAGTCGCCAAGTGATTGGTGTCAGAGAAGTTTGCAGGGGGAAAGGTATTTTAGGGCAAGTCTAGGTTTCCTTTTGGGTGAGGTGTTAAAGAGATTGGAAAGGAtaggggaagaaaaggaattttttgcAGATGAAAGGTGGGATCCACAGGGTAGTTGATGTTCTCCAAGTTTTCTCTTGTTCTGAAAGGCCTGTGCAGGTGCTGATGGGACATCAAGCACCCTTAGAGCAGCAGCAGTGAGCTGGCTTCCATGAGCTCAGAAACACCAcaccttccctcctcctcaggGTCTGCTGCTTCCTTGgcctctgcttttcttccctATTGAGATTATTTTCATCCTCTTGTCATTTCCCCTCTCTTGAAACTCTTGGTTTGCCTATTAGCAAATGGCCATCTGTACAGCCttgctgtattagttttctcttttctattgctgccataacaGATTACTACAAATATAGCGGCTTAAACCACATGCATTTACTATCATACAGTtgtgtaggtcagaagtccaacactggttcactgggctgaaatcacagtgtcagcagggctggaggCTCTAGAAGAGGAGCTGCTTCCTGCCTgtaggttgttggcagaattctgTTTCTTGCAGCTGTCAGACTAaggtccctgtttccttgctggctggcAGCTAAGGACCACGCCCAGCTTCTAAAGGTCACTTGCATCCCTTGGTTTATGGCTACCTCCCTCCATCTGCAAAGCCAACAGTGGCAGGTTGAGTCCCTCTCACACTTTGAATCTCTTCTTCcacttttcttctgcctttctcttccaTTTATGGATTTGTGATTAGATGgggcccatctggataatccacgatctcaaggtccttaactttaATCACATGTGCAAAGTCCCTTTGCCTGTAGGgtacatattcacaggttctggggattagagcGTAGACATCTTGCAGGGGGTGGTGGTGCGGGGCGGCATTATTCTCTGCCTGCCACGTTTGGTAGGAAGTTAGGCAGAGCCTCTCCAAGCAGCTGTGCTCCTAAGATACTTCTCACCTTATCCTCCCACTGCCTTGTTTTGCCCACTCGTTCTTCTTATCTGTGCTCTGCATGATATATCATTCCTCCTCTTCATCttaggggctgtgtgtgtgtttgtgtctggaATGGCATTAATCCTGAACGTCAGTCTTCTTTTACCAGATATGTCTTGTCGTTCAAGACTCGCAACACTAAACGAGAAATTGACAGCTCTTGAGCGGAGAATAGAGTACATTGAAGCAAGGGTGAGTATGATGGGCAAGGGCCTTCCTCATGAGGCAGGCATGGCTGTACAAGAGAGAATGCACATTTCCACTTGTTGCTGAAAAAACCTGGAAGCAGAaacaggcttagagaagttaactACCTTGCCTGAATTTAAACCAGCTTTCTGGGACTCTGAAGCTGTCATCTTTTCTACCACTCCCGACTACCTAGGATAGAaaataagagtttttttttttagaccccTCTAATGCTTTTGAATTTATCTGATTGTCAATTTTCCTTTGACAGGTGACAAAAGGTGAGACCCTCACCTAGAactgtgccatgctgctgctggGAAGTTGCTTTTACAGAACGCAGACCCTCGTGGGAAAGGCCCCAGCAGCCTTcagctccttcctctctccttaaaGAGCAACAGGGCttattcttgttttcctttttttcaaaaatgtggcCTTTGGGCTCTGCCATGTACACCCAGCAGTGTGATGTGGCATGTGGGGAGGAGCCAGGGGAACTCTCAGAAACAACATTAGGCATTTTACTTCTTCAGTGACACTTTGTAGAACTACTTGTCAACATATTTGAGGCGCTAAGAGCCAGAAGGTGGGGACTCTGTCAAGgtcctccccacctctctctctctctctatctctctcagCCTTTCCTTGCAGTTCTCATTGCCTCTGCATTGATTCTATAAACGGTCTTTGCCTCCTCCCCACCTTTGGCCGGGGGTCAGAAGCAGTCCTGGCTGTGGTGCCCTGGCAAGGTGGCTGCCAGAGAATGTTGTTGCTAACCCACCAGTTTCTTGTCCTTTTGGGGAGGTCAAGCCCAGGCCCCCACTTGGCTTGAAAAGGGacattttcagagttttctttctctcacttgGGGTGTCTTTATCTCTCATATTTCCCTAATAAACTCCTCAACTTTATATGACTGCTGTGATtgtggtggggagaggagctAGAGATGGGGCTCACGTATTCCACAGAAATCTGATGTGTGGGATTCTTACTCTAACAGCAAACTTTCAGATGTAGCTGTTTGATCAAACCCTAGGTGGCTTGCCAGCTGGAGCCCCCATATTTGGACTTTGCGCTAGTCCATCCTGAGAATCGTTTGGTCGTTCAGTGGACATTTACCGAGTACTTAGTATGTAGGCACTTTATGCTCCAATAAAATATGCAGTGTTGAATCAGGCGTGATGCTTGCCGTCTGTTGAAATACCAGCATCTACACAATTTAACTGCAATCCAGGGAAGACTATTAGTTTTATAAAGTACAAGCTAAACGTCTACttctttttgaaaagcaaatcaTTTAAGCAGAAGAGTCTAAAACTTTTCATTCTAGCATCAAAGCCTGCTATAAACTTGTGCCAACCCACTCCTAACGGCTTAGCCGCCATGTagattttcattttagtcatGTAGAAGTCATTTCTCCCTATTCAAATCTTACTTGCCACTCAAGGTCTAGCTTAAGCCGAACCTCCTCCATAAAGTTTTCCTAACGTTACTTTTCATTCAGTGCTGCCCTGTTCCTTTTCTCAGTCCCTCCCATCCTGCCATGCTGATACTGCGCTTCAGCCCTGGGTTTGATCTTGTTCTCTGCCGTGGTGTCTGCATCGTACAGTGTACATCAGTGCCTTTGCCTGTGTTGCTCAGCTGTGTTGCAAAAGGCAGGTAGTCAGTAAATAGCAATTGAAGTGACTTGGCAGAGCTCAAGCTGCTTTGCATTGTCACATCTGAGCTTAGATCCGTGCTTAGACCTTTGGAAGACCATTTTAAGTAATACCTTCACTTAAAAATGTGGTATTACAATGGAGGCAATACTGACCTCCTTTACTTTGGTAAGTGCTGTTTTTCAACATTATTGAGCTCATCTGAGGTGATCTAACAATCGCTTGAgttcattattcataatatcttCTGTATCCTTTCTGAGATAAATAAGTACTTGTAAAGTTCAAGTTTTAGATTATCCGGTGCTCTGCAGTCAGTTTAACAGATACTAagttcctactatgtgcaaggACTATAACAAGATAGTAATAGAGGCAAAAGTGATGATAATCTATAGAAGCCAGAAAAACCCTTCCTTAGATGACgtgaaaatgataaatttttttaTGGTCCTATAGACATTCTGTTAATTTGTTGATATCAAAGTAATATTTCTAAAAAAGTTAGTGCCCTAAATACCATGTTGCTAATGGTAAGCTGCTGCTTGTAAGGAGAGCAACTGGCGTGGGAACCAGTGGGAACCAGTGAGCTTGACCTCCTCCAGTAGAGGTAACTCCTCCTGCTTACCTGGCACTTTGAGGTGTCAGAGTGCTTTCCTGTGTAACTGTCAATACCCCCTTTATAAAATGAGCCTCGGCTCGCTCACGGATATGTAACTAGTATTGTCTGTAACTTATTGAGTGTTACCACGTGCTAgatgtgctaagtgctttgtgtactcttttttttgtgtgtgtgtggtacacgggcctctcaccgttgtggcctctcccgttgcggagcacaggctccggacgcgcaggctcagcggccatggctcacgggcccagccgctccgcggcatgtgggatcttcccggaccggggcacgaacccgcgtcccctgcatcggcaggcagactctcaaccacggcgccaccagggaagtccgtgtaCTCTGTTTCATTTAGTCCTCAAGCCGTAAGAAGTAGGCGTTCTTATCTCCATGCAGTTCTTTAGAGAGGCTGAAACTTGTCCAGAGTCGTACAAAGTAAGGAAAGGTGCTGGACCTTGAACCTAGACCTGCCTGCCTCAGACTGCTCTAACCGTTTCACTCCCAAGTGTGGTATAACCACATCTAAAGCTTCCTTTCTCGTTCCTACTTCAGTGctattagataattttttttaatataaacttattttatatattttatttttggcagtgttaggtcttcgttgctgcacgcgggctttctctagttgcgacgagcagggcctactcttcgttgcggtgcgcaggcttctcattgcggtggcttctcttgctgtggagcacgggctgtaggtgtgtgggcttcagtagttgcagcacgtggactcagtagttgtggctcgcaggctctagagcccatgctcagtagtcgtggcacatgggcttagttgctccgcagcctgtgggatcttccgggatcagggctcgaacccgtgtcccctgcattggcaggcggattctttttttttttttttttttttttttttgcggtatgcgggcctctcactgccgtggcctctcccattgcggagcacaggctccggacgcgcaggcgcagcggccatggctcatgggcccagccgctccgcggcacgtgggatcctcccgaaccggggcacgaacccgtgtctcctgcatcggcaggcggaccctcaaccactgcgccaccagggaagccctcttttttttttttcttttaacatctttattggagtataattgctttacaatggtgtgttagtttctgctttgtaacaaagtgaatcagctatacatatacatatatccccatatctcttccctcttgcgtctccctccctcccaccctccctatcccacccctctacgtggtcacaaagcacc encodes:
- the BRK1 gene encoding protein BRICK1 translates to MAGQEDPVQREIHQDWANREYIEVITSSIKKIADFLNSFDMSCRSRLATLNEKLTALERRIEYIEARVTKGETLT